The region ATACATTTTCCGTTACAGGATTTGGATAAATAATAAACCCCTTTCCACTAAAATCCATTACTTCATTTACACCTACACCAGCATTAACGGTAAGAGTAAAATCCGTTAACGTATCCGTTATAGTTTGTTTAAAGATAGATACAGAAGCATCCACTTCAATAACAATTTGTAATGGATAAACTCCTTTTTGAGTAGGCGTACCTGTTACCAATATACAACCATTAGTGCCTCCACCAATAGCACAATTACCATTGTTACACTCATAAGCCATTCCATTCGGAACACCAATAATTTGTTTTATCCTTAATGAATCAACCTTGGCATTTACCAGACCAAAATTGGGTACATTTACTATGGTATCTTTAGTTACATAATATTGTAAAACCTGGCTATACGCTACATTTACTCTACCTGCTGGCAAAACCGAAGGAAAAACACCAGTAGATTTAATATTCAAATCTACATTACATACTTGTGCATTCAAGACGCCAGTATATAGCAATACCGTCATAACACATACACCCAAAAATTTAGTTTTCATAAGTTCAATAGTTTGTTTTTATATAATAAAATTCAATGCTTTTCTCTACTCCAATTAATTACCAATAACAAATTAACAATATTAATTGGAATCATTTACACCTAAGTCACTAGCTACCAATTTCATTAAGTTGAAAGCCTCCTCAAAATCATTTTTAATTTTACCATCCAATATAGCCTCCCTGATAGCATTTTTTATAATGCCTATTTCCTTACATGGTTGTAAATTAAATGTCTTCATT is a window of Bacteroidota bacterium DNA encoding:
- a CDS encoding T9SS type A sorting domain-containing protein; translation: MKTKFLGVCVMTVLLYTGVLNAQVCNVDLNIKSTGVFPSVLPAGRVNVAYSQVLQYYVTKDTIVNVPNFGLVNAKVDSLRIKQIIGVPNGMAYECNNGNCAIGGGTNGCILVTGTPTQKGVYPLQIVIEVDASVSIFKQTITDTLTDFTLTVNAGVGVNEVMDFSGKGFIIYPNPVTENVLHLSAWSNQSDQCNMSLIDAHGSLVLESSYSLGKGTNELGMNIPILPSGLYYLKLSSSSGVFYQKFFKQ